The genomic interval TGTATTCATATCATGTGAAGTGGCATATAACTGGATGTTATTCTCGTCAACATTCACTTCAACAAAGATTCTTTCATCCATACAAGCTTTCCTAATACGTGAAACAAGACCAAGCACATTACTGTTGCCTTTCCCACAAAGTCTCTTGAGAAGAATAGAGCCAAAACCAGTCAATGTCTTTGTTTGTAACTTCCGCNNNNNNNNNNNNNNNNNNNNNNNNNNNNNNNNNNNNNNNNNNNNNNNNNNNNNNNNNNNNNNNNNNNNNNNNNNNNNNNNNNNNNNNNNNNNNNNNNNNNNNNNNNNNNNNNNNNNNNNNNNNNNNNNNNNNNNNNNNNNNNNNNNNNNNNNNNNNNNNNNNNNNNNNNNNNNNNNNNNNNNNNNNNNNNNNNNNNNNNNNNNNNNNNNNNNNNNNNNNNNNNNNNNNNNNNNNNNNNNNNNNNNNNNNNNNNNNNNNNNNNNNNNNNNNNNNNNNNNNNNNNNNNNNNNNNNNNNNNNNNNNNNNNNNNNNNNNNNNNNNNNNNNNNNNNNNNNNNNNNNNNNNNNNNNNNNNNNNNNNNNNNNNNNNNNNNNNNNNNNNNNNNNNNNNNNNNNNNNNNNNNNNNNNNNNNNNNNNNNNNNNNNNNNNNNNNNNNNNNNNNNNNNNNNNNNNNNNNNNNNNNNNNNNNNNNNNNNNNNNNNNNNNNNNNNNNNNNNNNNNNNCATCTTGGAAAAATCAAACAAGGGAGGAGGTTGAAGGCTGTCTAGTGATTGAAAGTCAATAGCACTCACACAAACCAAATATTCATTAGACACTGAGAGAAGCTCACCAAAAACCACCCAACTAGGCCTCTGACCAAATACGAGCAAGGAACAAGATGGATGCAGTTGAACATGTTGTCCAGTTTGTGCTACTTCATAACCAAGTTGATTGCGTCCAGAGAACATGGCTACATTTTCAGCAAGTGAGGACAGTATAACCTTTTTCAAATTCTTATCATGAATAGAAGGCATAAGAGGATCCCAACGCCAGTAACTTGGAACAACAAAGCCATGTTCGCGCTCTAGGAAAGATTCTAACTCCAAAACTGTGTCTTGGCATCTCCTCATACATTTGGCATTGATGCTATTTTCCCAACaccatttattttttctatctcGAGGCAGAGCTTCCCATTCCTTGTACACAGAGAGTAGAGTAAAAAGGTCACCATCGGAATGGCAAAATTGCACTTTGAGACAATCAGATCTTTGTTTATCACCTTCATTACCAAATCTGCAAAATATGTTGCTAGCATTGGGCATCATGGCAGCAAGGACAATGCCTTCTCTGCCCAAAGCAAGTTGGAAACAGCCAAGAATAAGTTTACCATGCCTAGGTTCAATCCCCATCCTTGCCAAGTACCTACCTTCATAGGTTAGTTCATAAACTTTATTGTTCAGTTTAATGAATcctaattgaattaaattcctgACTGCCATCTCAATAGAGCTAGAGCTTGGAGCATCCACAAAATCAAAATCCTGCACATTCTTCACCCCTAAAGCAAGGATCTTCAAAACTGCTACGCCAAGATGAACTCTTCGTATCTCAGGTTCTTGATTTAGTTCCATAGACCGATAATCAGCTTCAGAGTACATCCTATAGCACCTGCCAGGCTCAGTCCTCCCAGCACGACCAGCCCTTTGATTAGCAGAGCTCTGGCTGATCCAGCAAACCTTAAGTACATTCATCCCACTGGAAGGATCAAACCGGCTATCTTTCACCAACCCAGAATCTATCACATACTTAACACCAGGAATTGTAAGTGATGTCTCTGCAAGATTGGTCGAAAATATCACTTTTCTTTTTCCAGGATAGTGCTGGAAAACATGAAATTGCTCTTCAGACGAAAGTTTTCCATGTAAGGGCAGAGCAACTGCAGATAGGGCTTCAAACTTTTCGCAGGCCCATTCTACTTCTGCCTGTGAGGTCAGAAAGGCGAGGATAGTTCCTTCATTCTCTGTTCTGTGAATCTCGGTTGCCATTTTGACAACATCAAAAACGTATGAGGCTACAACAGCAGAACCAGAATGTTCTACATAGTCAGAAGGAACATATCTCACTTCCACAGGGAAGTTTCTCCCAAGAACGTGAAAAATTCCACAACCAAAGAAATAATCAGATAGCTGCTTTGCATCAGCCGTGGCAGACATGATGATTAGCCGCATCTCAACCCTCTTACGAAGTAAATTCTTTATCAACGCCAACAGCAGATCAGTATTTAAGCTCCTTTCATGAGCCTCGTCAACTATGATACACGAGATCCCAGATAAATTCCTATCACTCATGTACTGCTGTAATAAACAATGATCTGTCATGAATGATATCCTGGAATCAAACTTGTGGcaggatgaaaatgatgaatAACACTGGATTGAATTTTCTTCATAGCACCCATTGCTTTCTTGCTGAACCCTTTGAGCTAATGACTTGGCAGCAATCTTGCGCGGCTGGGTACACACAATTGACTCGTCAGCTCCAATGCCGGAGTCAGCGAGAAACTGCACTATCTGAGTGCTCTTCCCAGAACCAGTCTCTCCAATCAACACTGTTATCTGCACATACTCTAGTCAGAATACTCCAAATAGCAACACAATTAATAGCATCAAATGgcaaaaaaaagacaaatattttttgcacaGCCCACAATTAATAACGTCACTTTTGTTTGTTACACCCTTTTATTTCCGGTTACACCCATATAGTTTAGATGAACTTAGTTAAAAACAAACTAACGCACGGGGTTATTTTTGGGTGTAACCAGAAATAAAAGAGGTGTAACTAGCAAAATTTTAATAACCTATTTTGTAATAGTTATATCCTTTCCCATGAACAAATTTAAGAattaccaacaaaaaaaaaaaacattttttcaaGCAGCTGTAGGAAGATACCTGTTGGTGATGTATTTGCTGAAGAATTTCCCTCCGGTAAGCATAAATAGGCAATCCTTCCTGAAGTCTGCGACGTTCCCTAACAATGAAGCAGTGAATCTTCCCCCAATCAAAATTTCCACCAAACCTAAACACAGGAACAAAACCATCACCATTCTCCACATTATTATCCCCTTCAAGATAGTGCAAAATACACTCCATTGCATACTCAAACTCCTTTAATCTCCTTTCAACCAAACCCTTTTCATCATCGAGCCCTTTCTTTCTCTGAATATTCTGTTGCTGCACTCTAATTGGAAAAGGTTTACCCAACAAGCTTGCAACAAGCGCGATCTCCTTCGATAAACGCTCCCATTCCTCCACCCACTTCTTAACTTCCTTCCCTTCCATCAATTCCTTCACGTGGCTCACGAAAAGGCTTCGGAGACGACCTTCGAGTTCAATCCTGTCGGAAGGAACCACAACGTTCGAGATCAGCTCCGGAGTGAAATCATGGCCTTCGGAAAGACGCGATTCCCAAAACCAAACGACGGCGTCATGAGCGTCCGTCGCCTGAAGGAAATTGAGGGAGGCAGCGACGCCGTCGCAGGGGTAAAAAGAGAAATTATCTGGCTTAGGTTTGCATAAGCTGATGAGAGACTCGACGTTGTCCCGGTGGAGGGCGCGGAGGCCGAGGTGGAGCTTGAGGATGAAATTGGGGACTCGTTGAGGGGGATTTCGCTCTGGAGGACGGTCGACGCGGTGGTTGGAGTGGAAACCGGGTTTCCGGTAATGGTAAACGGGGCATGGAGACCTTCCAGCGTGCGGTGGTTGACGGTGGAAGTGGGAGGTGTAGTTGGGGGGAGAGGTTTTCTTCATGGAGAAGCGATTAGCGAGAAAGAAGGAAACCCTAACTGATAGAAAGTGAAGTGAAAAAGTGGAATGTGATGTGGGTTTGATTCTATTAATATTGGtgtttttgtgtttgtttttttcttGGTCTCTACTCAATCCGTTGGGTTACTCATGTACTTTCTCTCCTCCAACTGTTTATTGTAACTGTAGTCTGTAGGACTACtactttccttttctttcattttcttttttctttggtATTAATGCTAATCAGTTTTCCGTTATTTTTCTGGCTATTTTTGCTGTATTtcttgttttcaaataaaattcttCGTTGTagactacaaaatttatatacaaatcTTACTTCTTTACATTTTTtcaaggaattttttttttctcctttcaGATATAGAATAGAGATGGATCGCGTgctgacttaaatattttttaataaataaataaaatatattaaataagaaaataataataatgttgtaTAGTAGATCTGATAAATAAAAGAAtgtgttataatattttaacaactttttaaatttaCGTCAAACAAATTAACAACTACACTTTAATAACTTTCTTCTATTTTACATTctaataagtaaaaaataataataaaataaaatatattaaagtaaaaaaaatattatatgacaCAACATACaccaaaattttattaatgatttCTACTTAAATTCTTGTAGTTTCCACATTAGACTTAGTCGAATTTgtttaattctttaaattatttgatgttATTCTGGTAACGTATACATCTTCAATAAAgagcaacaaaaaatatttatgtggtCATAGTTACTTaaactttgatatatttttttgtgtatgtaatatatttttttcatttaatatattttatttaattttagtaatataatttaattttttatttatttttatttgttaggATATAAAATAAGAGGAAAAATAGAATGAAGTTGTTGCAAAATAGGATCAAATTCgctaatttatttgcaatagaaaacaataattgttaaaatatttttttatattttatttaattttattaatataattcaatttcttttttattaatttaacaatttttgttaagaaaattCTTTTAGGTGGTCACATCTTTCACTATATTCTCTTTTGAGAACAAAAATCATTATCCCTTTGTATACAAAAAtgctataatattttataacattttattaattctttCTTATTTTGAAACCTATTACAAATAACTTAGCATTTTCGGCATATTGTGTTAACAACTATCTCCTGATTTTTCTCTTTATTGCAacctaataaattaaataaaataaaaaaattaaattataaaattaaataaaatatattaaatagaaaaataaatacattacaTAAAAGATACACCAAAGTTTAATTAACCATATCCAATTAAATGATCCCAGTTCCAGGTTGTCGCCGAACTCGTCTAGGTTGATCCTTAATAATTATGAGTTGATTAGAACTACTAGcacattattaatataatttgagtCTTGgggttgtaattttttttatttgacttattttgtttgattttatttacataatttagttttattttactaactttattatatttttatttattaggcTGCAAAATAGGATGAAAAATAGCAaagagttgttaacaaaatatgatggctaatttatttataatagaataaaaaataggaagaaattgttaaaatatcatagtacaatattttatttggcACATTTACTTAATACCGCATTCAActtatgtttttgtttatttaatatattttgtttgatttttttattttttatttttttatttgttaaaagaaaaGTCAATTTATGATAACACCCCCATAATGTTACCTCCTATGAGTGAAAAAATTTCTCTATATAATTGCATCTCGATCTTGAAGATCAATAAAAGTATGATAtttttgaatataaattttaatacaaagtataattaattttttttaaaagaggaTACAGTAGAAAaatatccaaaaaaataaatagttatttaaaaatattttgatgatcAAAGGTATAGTGTTAATTAAGtgataaaacaaacaaaataataaagatagATAAAGTAACTTATTATAAGTTTATAAAATAgagagaaagaaacaaattgCATTAACGGTCTATATCATCATGAAGTACgtgaattgtgtttttaatCGTTGCTGTAAATTTAATCATACAAAAGAACCATCGGTGTTAATCGTAAAGTATGTAGTTTGTGATTTTCGTCaacaacaatattatttaaaaaaaatatgtgaataGGGACAAATTCATTGTACTCCACTTTTTTATATGAGAGAAGGACAACAACTTATTAAACACGTCTGGCGTTAATAATAATGTGTGGTCTATTCTATTCTATTCCCCTCATTTTCTCTTATGCAATAACacacttatttaattattctctttttttcttttttccttttctctctCATGTAACCATTTTACTACACTCGTTTTCTCTAACGTGAATACGCTTTTCAATCACTTCTGTTGTGAACTATGTATGATTTAATCCACTtcgcatttttttttttttgaccgAATGACACATTCATTACCCGTATTTCGACATatgtataaaatttaaacattttcaattttttaattttgtaccTCATAATCTAAATATATGATCTCCAATTCACCTGTACCAACCACCTTCAATCtttcaattttgaaacttaGTGGTGGCACATGAGATGTAACATTTTTGTCCACTATAACGAAGAAATCAAAACTATATGGGTATAATTTAAAAGGTACCAAATAAAATTTCTTGAGTTAAGTCTCACATCTTCCGTTAATGAACAAAATatgttctttatattttttattcaacgacttttctctttctttataTATTAAGAGTTTAGGGTCATACGATAATGACTAGAACTATGACTGATAAACTTGTCACAAAATTCGATTGAACTTGATTTATATGCACAAATTAATCCCACAACATATGGCCATTATCGAGTACCAAACCATTTAATCCAGACAACTTTCTTTTTCTGGAGTCTTGGAAGGGGTCAGAGTatttacaattgaaaaaaaaaaaagtactattGTTTTCCCTTTGCATGTTATCTTCAGTGACTTAATCAATTTCAATAGTAATCTCACAAGGTGAAGTTGTTGTTTTTTATATCATAGacgatatttaaaaaaaaagtgaatattCTCCTATGCTAGAGTTCCATAgttctatttaattatttgttaagtggatttaaaaattatatcaagtgatttaaattattacaaGCTCTACTTTATGGTGGTTTATGAATTATGTATATGAAAGACTATAGTTTAACTGTAGTGGTTCTTAAGTTATGCATATGAAATATCATAGTTTTCATGTACATTATCATAGTGACAATGGATATTCAATACATTATTGATGGTATACtatctataaatagattatTGGTCCGTaaatttttcattcaatttgtCTCTATACATCATCTATAGTGGGAGAATGGAAGCTTGAAATAaccaataatataaaaagttgaAGCTATTTCTCTTTGTAACAATGGTtggatgtttttattttatgcaCAAAATTTATTATGCATTTGGTGACTAGcgtttctattttattttagaaaaataaataaatgttcgtaaattttcttatatttgatATAAGAGCTTTATTTGCCTCTGccatagaaaatatttaattcattggTTTTATGTGTTTTCAGTGAGTTATAGTGTATGAAATTATATCTAAAACTCATATAATGAATTGGGTCGCAAAAAGAATTGCAAACAGGTCAAACCGACCTGTTTAAGGTTAaagatgaaggaaaaaaaatgatcTCATGTGCTCACCTCACTAATATTCattctaatatatatttttaaataaatgttatgtatTTGGTTTTATCTAAAAAGATGTAGGAAAAAGCAAACTATTGAGGTTTTGAGCCCGAGTGAAACAATGCAGTTGATATGGTTTTTAACTGCTGAGAAGAAAAAATGCTTGTGTAATATAATTGTTTATATGATATTTATACCATTATATTTTTCCctttatttggttttttttagcatgaataattatattaaaaaaaattttttcATGCGtatattaaatcaaatacataatattatatgataattttattaattattacacTATATCTTATAGTGAATAATTTTGTTACTCtcatataatttagtttttatgtttagtgatttttaataattttgattatttttaaattagccACAAatacctttaattaattaaaattattctaaagtttttAGACCACATAAGGAACTATACataatattgtaattaattGTACGTGGTATAATGAACTttatcaaacataaatttttattatacttGTGTGATTAATTAGAATCAaatgtcaatttattttcataactTGTTCACATAGATTATGATCacataatttgataattttatcataaagtaaagtttggataaacaatcaaattattttatatgcatAAGGTATGAAATTGTGTATATAATTTGACAAGTCcatcataaaatttaaataaattttattaaaataaaaatttagcctacaattaatttttatgttataagaTTTATTTTATGGTATGTTTAGATTGCCAATTCAAGCAATTTGGATAAATATGCCTCCATTTTGACATCAGCATTTggtttacaaatttaaaaaattcatatatagtttaaataagTCTTTCGTCAATGGTATTTTAAATTCCGTAGAATAGTTTCTTCATTTGCATTTGTAAAAAATCTGATGGATCAATGCATATATTTACCAAAAGGTCAATGggagtaaaatttattttcttgtattatatgtggatgatgtTCTACTTGCTTCAAATGATATCTATGCATGGAGATccctaaaaaaattgaaatgaaggTTACATGTGAGATATCTTATGCAATTAGCATTAAGATCCAGAAGTTACACTTCGAGATATTTTAGGTCTATCACAAGAACCATCTATATCAATATGATTCTAGAGAGATTTCAAATAAAAGATTTTGTCTCTCCTGTTTTGAGACTACCTCTTATAGTGTATgacttaaaatttttatttcagaGCTTAGAATCGTAGATTTTATTTCCAGACTTTTGTAAAATTGCATGCGGTCATTCAGTTGTTGTCTTATGACTAAGAACAAAAAAGTGAAAGTCAAAATATATCGACATATACTTAGCTAATAGAGACatagttaaatataaaatagtggTGATTGATCATATTAGCATTGATTTCATGATCATTAATCTTTTGGCCGGGCATGCCACCAATAAAATTCAAGGATCGTGTGGAGAAAATGAGACTTGGTTCCATTTTATGATTGTGTGTATACATAcaatatgttaataaaatattcatgtGCACTTTAGTTTTTGAgtgaatatatttcattttggacCAATAATAAATGTTAGATTTATTCATTAAGCTTCATTGTCTATTGTATAATAGTTAAAATATTGGGCATGTTGTAATTCATAGATGGTAATACCCAATATAAGAGGAATTGTGAATATGATTCACATGTTTATTTGTTTAggaaattttagaatttgaCTCTTTTGGTTAATGAGTTGATTGTTTGGATCAAGTGAGataatgtaataattttatcataaaaattagattaagtaaTCCAACTTATTCGAAATTTTAGAATTGACTCTTTTGAGTAGTGAATTGATTGTTTGGATAAAGtgagaaaatataataatttttcataaaaattatattaagtgATCCAACTTATTTGAAATCGTTCATGAGTTATACACATAAAACACCATAACTTAATGTTAGTGGCTCATAAATTATGCATATGAAAGATGAAAACTTTTatgtatattattataatagtgataatgaatattaaaaaaaaaaaaaattatggtagaATGTTTATAAATAGATTATTGATCTCTAATCTTCTCATCCAATTTTTCTATATACACCCTCTATAATGAAAGTGAAAACTTGAAAGAACaacaacataaaaacataaaagcTCTTCCTCTTTATTTTACGTAAAATTTATTATGCACATGTGTTCCCTTGATTATTTCAACCCACTAAGTATATCGTTAGGAAATTTTATATAGAATtgctgtttttatttttaataaagataACTAATTACTAAATACTGTTTGGATCttaaattt from Cicer arietinum cultivar CDC Frontier isolate Library 1 chromosome 5, Cicar.CDCFrontier_v2.0, whole genome shotgun sequence carries:
- the LOC101513809 gene encoding ATP-dependent RNA helicase DEAH11, chloroplastic, which encodes MKKTSPPNYTSHFHRQPPHAGRSPCPVYHYRKPGFHSNHRVDRPPERNPPQRVPNFILKLHLGLRALHRDNVESLISLCKPKPDNFSFYPCDGVAASLNFLQATDAHDAVVWFWESRLSEGHDFTPELISNVVVPSDRIELEGRLRSLFVSHVKELMEGKEVKKWVEEWERLSKEIALVASLLGKPFPIRVQQQNIQRKKGLDDEKGLVERRLKEFEYAMECILHYLEGDNNVENGDGFVPVFRFGGNFDWGKIHCFIVRERRRLQEGLPIYAYRREILQQIHHQQITVLIGETGSGKSTQIVQFLADSGIGADESIVCTQPRKIAAKSLAQRVQQESNGCYEENSIQCYSSFSSCHKFDSRISFMTDHCLLQQYMSDRNLSGISCIIVDEAHERSLNTDLLLALIKNLLRKRVEMRLIIMSATADAKQLSDYFFGCGIFHVLGRNFPVEVRYVPSDYVEHSGSAVVASYVFDVVKMATEIHRTENEGTILAFLTSQAEVEWACEKFEALSAVALPLHGKLSSEEQFHVFQHYPGKRKVIFSTNLAETSLTIPGVKYVIDSGLVKDSRFDPSSGMNVLKVCWISQSSANQRAGRAGRTEPGRCYRMYSEADYRSMELNQEPEIRRVHLGVAVLKILALGVKNVQDFDFVDAPSSSSIEMAVRNLIQLGFIKLNNKVYELTYEGRYLARMGIEPRHGKLILGCFQLALGREGIVLAAMMPNASNIFCRFGNEGDKQRSDCLKVQFCHSDGDLFTLLSVYKEWEALPRDRKNKWCWENSINAKCMRRCQDTVLELESFLEREHGFVVPSYWRWDPLMPSIHDKNLKKVILSSLAENVAMFSGRNQLGYEVAQTGQHVQLHPSCSLLVFGQRPSWVVFGELLSVSNEYLVCVSAIDFQSLDSLQPPPLFDFSKMXXRKLQTKTLTGFGSILLKRLCGKGNSNVLGLVSRIRKACMDERIFVEVNVDENNIQLYATSHDMNTASMLVDDVLEYEKKRLRSECMEKYLYHGSGSSSPVALFGPGAEIKHLELEKHSLSVDVFHPNINAIDDKELLMFFEKKTSGCICAVNKFAGTMKDGEDREKWGRITFLSPDAAKRAAELDEEEFCGSTLKILLSQSATGGDKTFSFPEVKATIFWPRRPSKGYGIIKCDKNDVNFMLRDFYNLAIGGRYVRCAPSNKSMDCIMINGLDKELPENEIFDVLRSATSRRILDFFVVRGDAVGNPSCSACEEALFKEISPLMPKRNPLISSCRVQVFPPERKDSFMKALINFDGRLHLEAAKALEKIEGQVLPGCLSWQKIKCQQMFHSSLIFPAPVYHVISEQLEKVLAGFNNLNGLEWNLNRTANGSHRLKITANATKTVAEVRRPLEELSRGKTIDHDSLTPAALLLVLSRDGFNLKSSIQQETKTYIIYDRYNLKLRIYGSPDKIALAQQKLIESLLSLHEKKQLIIPLRGRDLPSDLMKQVVKNFGPDLNGLKEKVPGADVKLNTRQQIISLHGNKELKPRVEEITLEIVRSNEHLAERLDTGPSCPICLCEVEDGYQLEGCRHLFCRLCLVEQCESAIKNQGSFPICCAHQGCGDSILLTDLRTLLSNEKLDELFRASLGAFVASSSGTYRFCPSPDCPSIYRVADPDTASEPFVCGACYSETCTKCHLEYHPYLSCERYREFKDDPDSSLREWCKGKDQVKSCFACGQIIEKVDGCNHVECKCGKHVCWVCLEIFLRSDECYDHLRTVHMTI